One segment of bacterium DNA contains the following:
- a CDS encoding ATP-binding protein: MFSKERLKEIIVGNREFILNYVGRIIKREGLYLPKRLNKVIVLYGVRRSGKTFILYALFRTFKDSALYIDFEDERLADFKVSDFEILKEAFLELNPHLINKPKTFLFDEIQNIKDWERFARRAVEKEKIALFVSGSSSKIMPQEIHTSLRGRAWSIEISPFSFKEYLKIQDILPNKDFIYTEKKIFLKNHFKDYLRWGGFPEIILGKGEFEKAKILKEYLGSIFFKDLVERFRINNIPLLELLIDALFSSFSQRFSLSSFYKQYKDKLPFSKDSLFSYYKYLLESMLIFEVRKFTTSSYKRMRNPAKVYLVDTGLARRITQENIGRLLENIVFLELRRYTENIFYFEEERECDFVVNKDGRLFVYQVCHELNEENRTRELDGLVSSALYIGLKEGCILTYDQEEELDKDGVRIKIMPVWKWIIEDANLLSSKTS; this comes from the coding sequence ATGTTCTCAAAAGAAAGACTCAAAGAAATCATCGTAGGTAATCGCGAATTTATCTTAAATTATGTAGGCAGAATTATCAAAAGGGAAGGGCTTTATCTTCCAAAAAGGTTAAACAAGGTCATTGTATTATATGGAGTAAGGAGAAGCGGTAAGACATTCATCCTTTATGCTTTATTCAGAACCTTCAAAGATTCTGCCCTGTATATTGATTTTGAGGATGAAAGATTAGCTGATTTTAAGGTAAGTGATTTTGAAATACTAAAAGAGGCTTTTTTAGAACTTAATCCCCATCTTATAAATAAACCAAAGACATTTCTCTTTGACGAGATACAGAACATAAAGGATTGGGAAAGGTTTGCCAGGCGAGCGGTTGAAAAAGAGAAAATAGCCCTATTTGTAAGCGGTTCATCCTCTAAGATTATGCCACAAGAGATACATACATCCCTGAGGGGAAGGGCATGGAGTATAGAGATAAGTCCATTTTCTTTTAAAGAATATCTAAAAATCCAAGATATCTTGCCCAACAAAGATTTTATCTATACAGAGAAAAAAATCTTCTTAAAAAACCATTTTAAAGATTACTTAAGATGGGGTGGTTTTCCAGAGATTATCTTAGGGAAGGGTGAGTTTGAGAAGGCTAAAATATTAAAGGAATACCTTGGCTCAATATTCTTTAAAGATTTGGTGGAAAGATTCAGAATAAACAATATCCCTCTTTTAGAACTATTGATCGATGCCCTATTTTCCTCATTCTCCCAAAGATTTTCACTCTCCTCTTTTTATAAGCAATATAAAGATAAACTCCCCTTCTCAAAGGATAGCCTGTTTAGTTATTATAAATACCTTCTTGAAAGTATGCTTATCTTTGAGGTAAGAAAATTTACTACCTCTTCTTATAAAAGGATGAGGAATCCGGCTAAGGTATATCTGGTAGATACAGGGCTTGCAAGAAGGATAACTCAAGAAAACATCGGTAGATTGTTAGAGAACATCGTCTTTTTAGAGTTAAGAAGATATACAGAGAATATCTTCTATTTTGAAGAGGAAAGGGAATGTGATTTTGTGGTAAATAAGGATGGTAGGTTATTTGTCTATCAGGTCTGTCATGAACTGAATGAAGAAAACAGAACCAGGGAATTGGATGGTTTAGTATCATCTGCTCTATACATAGG